TATTCCGTAGTGAAACTCCATGCCACCCATTGCATTTAAAAACGAGGTTTTATTATCACCATAATCTCCTAATGGTTTTATCATAGAGTAACCAGGACCAACATGAAATAACATTCCAGTTCCAAACGGTAAAAAATTAAAATCGCGTGTAGCATCATACACAAACTGTAAATTTACACGTGTGTAGTTTGTTTTAAACTCTGGTGTATTATCTGCATGTGCAAAACGGTTATAACCAAAGTCTAATTTTGCTCCTAATTGTGGCGTAAACATACGTTGAACACCTAAATTTATGGTTGGAAAATTAATACTATTAGCTTCAAAGGGAGTCACCAATCCGTCTTGTGATGGACTGTTAAAACCTACAGCAAATAAGGCTTTCCATTTACTAGTTTCTATTTGTGCGTCTGCTGTACTTAAAGTAAAAACAGCAATTAATAGTAAGCAATAGTGTTTAATAGTAGATAACATTGTGTAATATTTAGTTTAATTTGCAAACGTCAACATTGGCGCAACTTTTATGCACAGCAACTTGCCTTACAAAACTAAACAATTCTTTTTTGTACTTATTAAATTAAGTATAGTTGTTGGTGCATTTTATTTTATCTACCAAAAACTACTTTATAATGACACTTTAAATTTTAGTCATTTTATTCACTTTTTAAACCAAAACAAACTGTTTAGTCTAAAAAACATAGTGATTTTAAGTTTTTTAAGTGGTTTAAACTGGTTTATAGAAATTATAAAATGGCGTTTTTTAGTATCCAAACTTAAGGTTCTGTCGGTTTTTGAAGCTTCAGAGCAAAGTTTAGGTGCCTTAACAGCATCTTTATTAACACCTAACCGTATTGGAGAATATGGTGCCAAAGCCATTTACTACCCAAAAGCGCACCGAAAACGCATATTACTAATCAATTTAATTAGTAATATGATGCAAATGGGTATTACGGTTATTTTAGGCGTTATTGGTTTTATTTTATACCATAATACGTATGACACAACTATTGATTTTATTAAAATATCAAGAGGGTTACTTATAGTTATCACTATTATTATGATAACACTACTTGTATTAAAACAAAGCACGTATAAATTAAAGGGGTTTTCTATTCAAAAAATAACAAATTATATCAAAACACTAGGTTTACCATACATTACAATTGGCTTAGTACTATCGTTATTACGATATATAATATTCTCTTTTCAGTTTTATTATATTTTAATCCTTTTAGGAATTGAAATAAGTTATCCTAATGCTATGGTAATAATTACAACACTGTATTTACTAACATCTATTATTCCGACAATTTCAATTTTTGATGTGGTTATAAAAGGAAGCGTTGCCATTTATTTATTTGGATTTGCTAACATTGCAGAACTTCCTGTTTTAAGCTGTGCGTTAATTATGTGGTGTCTTAATTTTGCATTACCAAGCCTAATTGGAAGCTATTTTGTTTTACGCTTTAATCCAATAAAAACCAACGTTAAATGCTAATCACCTTTGTAATTATTACTATTCTGTATCTGTTTTTAATAGGCTTTTTTGTACTAGGGTTTGATAAAGTAAAACAATTTAGACTACAAGATATTACTCCAAAGACCACGTTTACGGTAATTATTCCGTTTAGAAATGAAGCCGAAAATTTACCAGAATTATTAGACTCTCTTTTAAACTTAAATTATCCTAAACATTTATTTGAGGTTGTTTTAGTAAATGACGACTCACAAGATGATTCGGTTAAAACCATTAAAAATCAACTATCTAATAGCCAAACCACTCAGTATAACATTAAAATAATAGACAATCAACGCGAAACAAATTCACCAAAAAAAGACGCTATAACATCTGCCATTAAACAAGCTAAACACCAATGGATTATTACCACAGATGCAGATTGTATTGTACCCATCTATTGGTTGGATAGTTTTGATAACTTTATACAAAGCCATACTGTAAAAATGATTGCTGGACCAGTATGCTATAATCAAAACAAAGGACTATTAAATTATTTTGAAACTTTAGATTTTTTAAGTCTAATTGGTGCTACCATTGGTGGTTTTGGCATTAATAAACCATTTTTATGTAATGGCGCAAATTTAGCTTATCAAAAACAGTTTTTTAAACAACTAAATGGTTTTGAAGGCAATACAAATATTGCCAGTGGTGATGATATTTTTTTAATGGAAAAAGCTTTAAAAACTGATAATCAAAGCATTCTATATTTAAAAAACAATCAAGCTATAGTTACCACAAAACCGCAAAGTAATCTTAAGAACTTAATATCACAGCGTGTACGTTGGGCTAGCAAAACTAGTAATT
The genomic region above belongs to Olleya sp. Hel_I_94 and contains:
- a CDS encoding outer membrane beta-barrel protein, with amino-acid sequence MLSTIKHYCLLLIAVFTLSTADAQIETSKWKALFAVGFNSPSQDGLVTPFEANSINFPTINLGVQRMFTPQLGAKLDFGYNRFAHADNTPEFKTNYTRVNLQFVYDATRDFNFLPFGTGMLFHVGPGYSMIKPLGDYGDNKTSFLNAMGGMEFHYGISQTVSAFVDASYILGFADNFDPITEGYGSFNGNMLTVTVGVAVSLSGCYTCN
- a CDS encoding glycosyltransferase family 2 protein, translating into MLITFVIITILYLFLIGFFVLGFDKVKQFRLQDITPKTTFTVIIPFRNEAENLPELLDSLLNLNYPKHLFEVVLVNDDSQDDSVKTIKNQLSNSQTTQYNIKIIDNQRETNSPKKDAITSAIKQAKHQWIITTDADCIVPIYWLDSFDNFIQSHTVKMIAGPVCYNQNKGLLNYFETLDFLSLIGATIGGFGINKPFLCNGANLAYQKQFFKQLNGFEGNTNIASGDDIFLMEKALKTDNQSILYLKNNQAIVTTKPQSNLKNLISQRVRWASKTSNYKNNFAKIVGLLVLLMNASLVIGLLLVALGLFALKPFAYLFFIKVAIDFILIYKACQLFNKEELLKHYLWSCFIYPFFSVYIAFISMFTTYKWKNRTFKK